CTTGACGTAGCGCAGGTCGCGCTCGCTGATCTCACCCTTGGCGAGGATCGGGTCTAGGCTCAGGATGGTGGCAACCTCGCCGCCCTGGGCGACCGACGAGCCAAGCTCCACCGAGACGCGATCGACGACGCCGTTGAACGGAGCCTTGACCTGGTTGCGCGACAGCTCAGATTCGGATGCCTGGAGCTGCGACTGCGCAGTCTGGTAGTTGGACCATGCAATGTCGCCGGTCAGCTTGGCCGCAGAGCCTGCCTTGGTGAGCTTCTGCGCTGCTTCCCATTCGGCTTTGCGCTGCGACAGCACCGCCTTGGCCGTTTCGACGGCCGCGGCTTTCTCTTCGGCGTCCAGCATCAGGATCAGGTCACCCTGCTTGATGTGGTCGCCCTGCTTGACCGGCAGTTCGGCAATGATGCCGGCCGCACGAGTGGCAAGCGTAGCGCGCTTCTCTGCTTCGGTCTGGCCGGAAATGCGGATGGCGCGGGCGTGTTCGACGCGTGGGGGCGCGACAACCATGACAGTGCGCAGCGGCGCCTTTGGTTGTTCTGCGGCCTGGGCAGGTTTTTCGTCGGGTTGGGTCTGAGCGCTGCCCACCGAAGAGAATTCGCCAGTGCCCATCCACGCAGCAAATGCCACGAGCACGACCAAGGCTGCAAGCTTATGGAACCTAATCTTCGACATTGTCGTATCCGTTAAGGACGGTTGCGGCTACCGCCATCTTGCCTGGCGCGTCGCCCCGATATGGTGGCGCGCAATACCGCATTCAATCCGCCGCGGGGGCAAAGTGGCGGAAGGGCGTCTTCTACATCAAATGCAGTTCGCAAAATAGTGATAAAAAAGAATGGAAACATCCTCCTGACAAAACTGGCAGGAGGAGTCAGCACGGTGCGGTTGCCGCGCCGGAAGGCCGGATCTCGCGGGCTAGTTGTGATGACGAACGGCAGCCGGCTTGGCTCTTGTGGCCAGAAACTCGCGCACACGGCGTCCGACAGAGGGGCCGTGCAGCGGCTTGAAGCCGTCGTCGAGTTGCCCGGATAGGTCGAGCGTCGCGTTGGTGCCGACCGAATCAAAGTTGTCTTCGAGCCAGTCGCTTGCCGCGGTGCGGCCAAGGTCGCGCAAGTATTCGAGGAACGCC
The nucleotide sequence above comes from Aminobacter aminovorans. Encoded proteins:
- a CDS encoding efflux RND transporter periplasmic adaptor subunit — encoded protein: MSKIRFHKLAALVVLVAFAAWMGTGEFSSVGSAQTQPDEKPAQAAEQPKAPLRTVMVVAPPRVEHARAIRISGQTEAEKRATLATRAAGIIAELPVKQGDHIKQGDLILMLDAEEKAAAVETAKAVLSQRKAEWEAAQKLTKAGSAAKLTGDIAWSNYQTAQSQLQASESELSRNQVKAPFNGVVDRVSVELGSSVAQGGEVATILSLDPILAKGEISERDLRYVKIGDEADVSLINGEVVKGKVRYISRDATAKTRTFPIEIAVPNHDNAIPAGMTAEITVRANPTDAVVLPRSVVTLGKNGDLGIRAIDAASKVVFYPIDLVDDTQKGLVLGGIPAGAKVIIAGQDLVKEGDEVQAQVADEAALKKLAESAAGTQ